CTATTGGCTTAAAAAAATGCTAAATTAGCTTCCATTATGTAATCACTATAGTCCTAACATTGATTTTTTTCAGCCTTCTTGCTGCAAAATATAGGCCATTTGGTGTTTATAAAGACTCCCGCAGCATTCTAGTAATACATAATTTAGCACATCAGGTTCGAGCTTATCAATTTGCATTGTCTATATACAATCTGACAGTGCAGTTCACTCAGCACCGTATATCTTTTCATTCTGGTAGGGTGTGGAGCCTGCAAGCACATATCCTGACCTGGGGTTGCCACCTGAATGGTATGGAGCTCTGGAGTGGGTATTCCCTGAATGGGCAAGGAGGCATGCCCTTGACAAGGGTGAGGCGGTTAATTTTTTGAAAGGTGCAGTTGTGACAGCAGATCGAATTGTGACCGTCAGTAAGGTGATATTACATATAACAATTTTATGTAAATAACTTTTACAAGGTGTTATTCCTTCAATCTGCTGTCGCCTGTCTTCCACTTTTCATCTACGTTTCATTTCCAGGGTTATTCATGGGAGGTCACAACTGCTGAAGGTGGACAAGGCCTTGATGAGCTGTTAAGTTCCAGGAAGAGTGTGTTAAACGGTAACAATATTCATGTTAACTTATTTGTCTTCAACTGTTTCGTGGAActtattttaaaaaaaaaaactgttTCATGGAAACAACCGAGTGGGATGATAAGTATTACTCGCTCTGATCACAAATAACTAATTTTTTTTTGGGGTTGCCTTAAGTCGATCATTCCAAAGTTCAATTACAAATTACTTTCTATGTGTTGAATTTAGAATATCTGAAAATGATAGGAGTAGAATCCTCTTGAAAGTTGAAATGTAGTACCGCAAAAGTAATACTTTTGCTATGTTTAATAAATATTATTTAACTAAAATTATTAGTCAAATTTGTGTTTGGAAACCCTTTTTGTGTTCAGGCGTCACTTATTTGTGATTGGAGGGAGTAATTTGTTATGGCTCTACTCTGCAGGAATTGTAAATGGAATTGACATTAATGATTGGAACCCTGCCACGGACGAACATATCCCTTGTCATTATTCTGCTGATGATCTATCTGGAAAGGTATGGTGACACTTGAGATAACTGCCTCCTATGTTCATTCTCTTCCTCCCATTTCTCGAATTTCTCTCAGTGACTAATCCTTTGTGTCCTGGCATTGTTGTTTTAGGCCAAATGTAAAGCTGCATTGCAGAAGGAGCTGGGTTTACCTATAAGGCCTGATGTTCCTCTGGTTAGTTACCAATGCTTCAGACATCATTTTTTCTCCAAAAATACAGTGGATTGATTTATTAGCTTGATTTACAGATTGGCTTCATTGGAAGATTGGATTATCAGAAAGGAATTGATCTCATTAAACTTATCATGCCAACCCTCATGCGGGAAGACATTCAATTTGTAAGCACCGACTCTTTTCCGTGACAGTAAGCTCAAAACTGAGTCAAACATTCAGTTTCTGACAAAATATTCTAATGTCCTTGCGCAGAATCGCTTTCTCCATTCCAGTCCTCTCTTTTCAACTTGATTTTTTATGTATGCTTACAAAAGGCGCTAATTAGTTCTTGGACAagaaaaatttataaaaaagaGGGTTATCGTTCCCTATGGATTCAACATGTTTCTTTCCGGAACACTGAATTACATttcacatgcatgcatgtgcgCACGCTTAAAGAAACATAATTTATTTAACAGTATCTCAGCGATAGCTGTGTATTGGAGAAATTAGAGCCATGCCCTTATTCTTCTTCTGGCTCCtgagttcttttttttttcttctttcaaCTGAAGACCGATGAAGGATAGGCGTGAGTTACCTTATACCTAAAACTAGAGTTAGTTGACAAatgattttttttattatttaatgTAGGTGATGCTTGGATCTGGTGACCCAGAGCTTGAAGACTGGATGAGATCTACAGAGTCGAACTTCAGGGATAAATTTCGTGGATGGGTTGGATTTAGTGTTCCGGTTTCCCACCGAATAACTGCAGGGTATACAAACAACACATCGCCAAAGAACTCACTTGCCATCTCATAACAAATACATTTTATATGTGAGATACTGATATCTCCCTTTTTGTACAGCTGCGATATATTGTTAATGCCATCCAGGTTCGAACCTTGTGGTCTCAATCAGCTATATGCTATGCAGTATGGTACAGTTCCTGTTGTCCATGCAACTGGGGGGCTTAGAGTAAGACAATTATCCTTTAATAATGGCTTGTAATATCAGTACCAAGGCAGAATGTTTGTTCACCTTTTTCTTTCATTGAACAGGATACAGTGGAGAACTTCAACCCTTTTGGTGATAACGGAGAGCAGGGTACAGGGTAAGTACTGCTCCATTTTAGAGTATTTGCAGGCTCTTCCCCTTCTTGTGTGGAATCAATTGAATGCTTACAATGGTTTCTGTAGCTTGCTCCTTTCATCAATGAACTGATTAAGTTTCACTGCTTACATATTTTACAGGTGGGCGTTCGCACCCCTAACAACGGAAAACATGCTGTGGGTGAGTTTCCATTAAACTTGAATCCTTGATTCCTGTTAGGATCTTAGCCATAGAATGTCCTCGTCCGTTGTACCCTAATGGCCCTTTTTGTGTACTAAACATTGATGAACTCAGTTGAGTTAACATCATCCGTCTAGTTGATTCTACTGATGACAATGTGTAACTGGATCTACGGGAAAAGATGCTTGATTCTGGTACGTATATGGGAAGTTGTACTTAGTGGGAAATGAAGCCCTGAAAAATATAGTTCAATATGAATGCAGCAGCTACCCCTCACCCTTTTGGTTCAACACTGCTAACTTCTGCCAGGTGCATGTGCATTACATGTTTGATACATGCTTCTGATGTGCAAATAGAGCTTTATTTTTGTTCAATACTTAAATAGAAGTGATTTGTATTGATTTTGATTAAAACTTCCACTCAATTACGTTTCACCTCAATCAATGTGGGTCTGTTTGGATGGGCCAAAGttaagtgctaaactttagcacctaTTAGCACTCATACTCCTGTTAAAGTTTTTGAGtcttggctaaagtttagcccaccCCATTAGTACTCCTGTTTGGATATGTtagtgctaaaatttagcactttTGGGTATTAGGAcatggatccaaacacccctatAGTTACTACTCTGTCCAGAATGTTATATGTGTACTAATAATTGCTTTGACCTTGACTAATATGTTATAGAACCAAGCCTGGAAACTATCAGTTACGAAGGCTGCAAGTTTCTTCTAAGACAATTGAGAGTAGTGTAGAGAGTTTATGCACCCCAGGCTTCAGGATTCATTTGTTTACTGTTTTACTAAAATGCAGTGCCTATTTTTTCTCTTGACCCCAGCAATAGTAAAACAAACCACTGCTGTAATGGGGCAAAGCATTTCACAATTGGTATTTTGACACTTTAACGATCTTTTGCAGACATTGCGAACTGCGATTTCTACATATAGAGAACACAAATCTTCCTGGGAGGGACTCATGAAGCGGGGCAtgtcaaaagacttcacatggGACCATGCCGCGGAGCAATATGAACAAATCTTCCAGTGGGCCTTCATCGATCAACCTTATGTCCGATAAAAGAGGGAAGCACAAGTAGCGTCTCGTTGAATATCCTCAGTTCTTCATCCTTCCATGAGCAGAAGGATGAGTGAAAAACCCTGTACATACATGGAACTATGGAAGCAGACCGGCTATACACCCTCCACTGTTCAGGTCAGCCTTACGGCCCCTGCTGCTGTGGCTGGTTTGTCTCAAAAGGACGTGATGCAGTGCCAACTCCAGATGAATGACAGTTTTGAAGAATAAGGAGGATGCTGGAAGCGGTCCTGCGCAGGCAGCCTCCCGATGGTACATATGAAATCAACTGGATTCTGTTTCTGTTACACCACTCGCTGTTTTCTTAAGATTGTTGCTCATGACATGTTGTCCTTTGCATGTAAGGGTTCATAGCTTTTGACCCTTTAGAGAACCATACCTCGTTTTTCTTGATGAACTACCTGACGAAAGAGCCCTCTTGTGCGCGCTCGTTCTCGACCGTTCGCCGAAGGTGCTCACTGCTGATGGCTACGCCACATCAGTGTCAATGGTGTCCGTACATTGAAAGCGTAGTTTTGAATGGGTTGGTATCAGCAGTGAGCACCTTCGGAGATAGCcttacaagattctctcctctatatctcatttcttttcaacaacgttctctaaatctcgttctctatacattaaaccctatattagaaacgtattttgttccaaatttttgtacgtacgtatttatcatatcTCAAATGATAtggatatattttatttttatttaatccagtgtttaaaacgtaaaaaaaatagagaagaggagagagaatctatATATaaaggaaacctgtagcgttctctattttagaggaacatttagagaacgctgctggagcatatAGAGAACGGAGGAATCTTCTCTATACAGGGGGTAGAGAACGGTTTAAAGTTTTCGTTGGAGACAGCTTAAAGCGCAAGGCCGTTCGTCTGGTTTGCCGTGTGTCCACAGGCACGGGTTTTCATATGCTAAATGCTTTAGGAGGTTTATTATCCTTGGCGTGACCACACCCTGTCCGCTTGGGAATCCGTCCGCTTGGCCAGTAACCTTCGGAACAAGGGCACGGCCTACGGCGTACGCCTACGCGAGCATTGGAGCCCTTCGGGGCACCACGCCAGAGAGTCTGGCGGGGCAACTTGCAGGGACCTCCATTCCGGAACCACCCATCAGTTTGGGATCTATCCCTGATCGTCTTGCTTGTCCAACCTAGATTCCTTAACGACCAGTTACAAAATATCGTTAAATTTGCTTTCAATATAAAGTAGGGCCAGAGCGGTCTTTGTCTAAAATATCGTTAAATTCGTTCCTTTTGAACTAAATTCTCAATTTGACCGAACCTGGTGTAGAAGAAATGCACGTTGTGAAATTCTCACTTTTGTCCGTTTGAGGTGG
The genomic region above belongs to Panicum hallii strain FIL2 chromosome 4, PHallii_v3.1, whole genome shotgun sequence and contains:
- the LOC112889301 gene encoding starch synthase 1, chloroplastic/amyloplastic encodes the protein MATPAVGAACLLLARAAGAPGPRRGGGGGDQARPRRQQRAVRRRCVAELSREGPAPRPMPQLAPPLVPGFLAPPREPAPEREPASTPPPVPDDGLGDLDLGLELEQIAENSINNTVVVASEQDSKIMVGKEQESEIMVGKEQARAKVTHSIVFVTGEASPYAKSGGLGDVCGSLPVALAARGHRVMVVMPRYLNGTSDKNYANAFYTEKHIRVPCFGGDHEVTFFHEYRDSVDWVFVDHPSYHRPGNLYGDKFGAYGDNQFRYTLLCYAACEAPLVLELGGYIYGQNCMFVVNDWHASLVPVLLAAKYRPFGVYKDSRSILVIHNLAHQGVEPASTYPDLGLPPEWYGALEWVFPEWARRHALDKGEAVNFLKGAVVTADRIVTVSKGYSWEVTTAEGGQGLDELLSSRKSVLNGIVNGIDINDWNPATDEHIPCHYSADDLSGKAKCKAALQKELGLPIRPDVPLIGFIGRLDYQKGIDLIKLIMPTLMREDIQFVMLGSGDPELEDWMRSTESNFRDKFRGWVGFSVPVSHRITAGCDILLMPSRFEPCGLNQLYAMQYGTVPVVHATGGLRDTVENFNPFGDNGEQGTGWAFAPLTTENMLWTLRTAISTYREHKSSWEGLMKRGMSKDFTWDHAAEQYEQIFQWAFIDQPYVR